A region from the Streptomyces sp. 3214.6 genome encodes:
- a CDS encoding cytochrome P450 family protein — MTNQPHPTPDAPPATPPAPALFTWEFATDPYPAYAWLREHAPVHRTRLPSGVEAWLVTRYADAKQALADQRLSKNPAHHDEPAHAKGKTGIPGERKAELMTHLLNIDPPDHTRLRRLVSKAFTPRRVAEFAPRVQELTDRLIDGFAARGEADLIHDFAFPLPIYAICDLLGVPREDQDDFRDWAGMMIRHGGGPRGGVARSVKKMRGYLLELIHRKRAELPADPAPGEDLISGLIRASDHGEHLTENEAAAMAFILLFAGFETTVNLIGNGLHALLSHPEQRARLQASLAAGQRDLLETGVEELLRYDGPVELATWRFATEPLSIGGQDIAPGDPVLVVLAAADRDPDRFPDPDTLDLSRRDNQHLGYGHGIHYCLGAPLARLEGQTALATLLTRLPDLRTAVDPADLRWRGGLIMRGLRTLPVEFTPMHG; from the coding sequence GTGACCAACCAGCCCCACCCCACGCCCGACGCCCCGCCCGCCACCCCGCCCGCTCCCGCCCTCTTCACCTGGGAGTTCGCCACCGACCCCTACCCCGCCTACGCCTGGCTGCGCGAGCACGCCCCCGTGCACCGCACCCGGCTGCCCAGCGGGGTCGAGGCCTGGCTGGTCACCCGTTACGCCGACGCGAAACAGGCCCTCGCCGACCAGCGGCTGTCCAAGAACCCCGCACATCACGACGAGCCCGCCCACGCCAAGGGCAAGACCGGCATCCCCGGTGAGCGCAAGGCCGAGCTGATGACGCATCTGCTCAACATCGACCCGCCGGACCACACCCGGCTACGACGGCTCGTCAGCAAGGCGTTCACGCCGCGCCGGGTCGCCGAGTTCGCGCCCCGCGTCCAGGAGCTGACGGACCGGCTGATCGACGGGTTCGCCGCCCGGGGAGAGGCCGACCTCATCCACGACTTCGCCTTCCCCCTCCCCATCTACGCCATCTGCGACCTGCTGGGCGTTCCCCGCGAGGACCAGGACGACTTCCGCGACTGGGCGGGGATGATGATCCGGCACGGTGGCGGCCCCCGCGGCGGGGTCGCGCGGTCGGTGAAGAAGATGCGCGGCTACCTGCTGGAGCTGATCCACCGCAAGCGCGCCGAGCTCCCCGCCGACCCGGCCCCCGGCGAGGACCTCATCTCGGGCCTGATCCGCGCCTCCGACCACGGCGAGCACCTCACCGAGAACGAGGCCGCGGCCATGGCCTTCATCCTTCTCTTCGCCGGCTTCGAGACGACCGTCAACCTGATCGGCAACGGCCTCCACGCCCTGCTTTCCCACCCGGAGCAGCGGGCGCGGTTGCAGGCATCCCTCGCGGCCGGGCAGCGGGACCTGCTGGAGACCGGCGTGGAGGAACTCCTGCGCTACGACGGTCCCGTGGAACTTGCCACCTGGCGGTTCGCGACCGAGCCGCTCAGCATCGGCGGGCAGGACATCGCGCCCGGCGACCCCGTGCTCGTCGTCCTGGCGGCCGCCGACCGCGACCCGGACCGCTTCCCGGACCCCGACACGCTCGATCTCTCCCGCCGTGACAACCAGCATCTCGGCTACGGCCACGGCATCCACTACTGCCTGGGCGCCCCGCTGGCCCGGCTGGAGGGACAGACGGCGCTGGCCACTCTCCTGACCCGGCTGCCTGACCTTCGGACGGCCGTGGATCCGGCGGACTTGAGGTGGCGCGGCGGGCTCATCATGCGGGGCCTTCGGACCTTGCCGGTGGAGTTCACTCCCATGCATGGCTAA